The following DNA comes from Teredinibacter haidensis.
ATTCATGGTGGCGAAACCAATTACATCTCAGCGACCGTTACCCTGTACGTGAGCTTATACAATATCTTTACCATATTACTGAGCTTCCTTGGCGCCAGTGACGACTAAGCGAAGACCATGTACTCCAACGGCTCTGCTATTGCGGGGCCGTTTTTATTTGTGAGACAAACTAATTGAGCGCGCTAAACTTTCACATTCTGGTAAATGCCCCGCCACATTCTCAAACCGCAAAGCGCGCGATGGCGTTTGTTTCCGACAGCCTCAACATGGGCCACAATATCTGCCAGATCTTTTTTTACGGCCCTGGCGTAAAAAACGCCCTTAGTCAGGAATGGATAAAACTTATTCATCAACAATCGCTCGAAGCCACTGCCTGTATAAATTCTGTAGAAGAATACGCCCCCCAACTGCAACAAAAAGCAGATTCTCCCGTGCAAGTCGCAGGAATGGCGCAACTGGCAGCGGCGAGCAAGAATGCAGACAGAACCATTACCTTTGGCTTACGCTCAAACGATACGGCTGATACACCGGAATGAATGGCCACACTCTTATCACCATCTACAGCGAGGCCGACGAGCACCAAATAAAAGCTGCATTTGATGCCGCACTGACGAAATGTATCTTTGAACAACCCGTTACTGTTGCCATATTGGATTCGTTCGAAACAGTAGAGCAAAGTCGGTCATTTTCAGGCATCATAAACACCAGCGCCACATTGCTTAGACAACATTTTAAAGAAGTCGATATCCTCTGGGTCAAACTGGTAGTACCCCCACAGCCGCTGCTGGAAACAACTAGCAAAACTATCAGCTACGATACGTTTAGAAAACAACTCCACCAAAGCAATAATCTACTGCAATTTTAGGGTAATTCGTTTTCGATGCTTCATATAATCAACTTTGAAAAATACCTTTCTGAAGCGTCATTAAATGCTCTCTGCAAGCTGACTGAACCGGACGACAGCGTTGTTTTAATCAACCTTGACGACAACCGCTCTAAGACAGTAACTAAATTTTTGGAGAGTCTACAACACAATGAAATTTACACTTTAACCGATTATCCCGATAGCAACTTACCCCCATATAAAGGGTTGCACGCAATTAACAATCAACAATTCATTCAACTTTGTGTTGAGCACTCCCCCATTAACAGTTGGTATTAACTTTCATGCAACATACCGGTACTGCCCTAGCAGCAGATTACGAGCAACAACTCAATGAAAAAATCACTGTAACAGAAAGCGAATTCACAGAATTTTCTCCACCCGAGCTAGAAGTCTTCCCATCGCCTGCCAGCCATTTTCGCATGCGCGCGGAATTTAAAATCTGGCACGACAAAGAAACGGGTAGTGCCAGCTATGCCATGCACAAACCGGGCGTCTCCAATAAGCCGTTTATTATTGAAGATTTCACTATCGGTTCGGCCACCATCAACCAACTAATGCCCGCCCTGCTAACAGAAATCAATCTCAGCGAAACACTTAAGCGCAAACTCTTTCAAGCAGAGTTCTTGACCACAACAAAACAGGAAGCCCTAATTTCCTTGATTTACCATAAGCCCATCACCGAAGAGTGGCGCCAACAAGCAAAAGCTTTAGCAGAAAAGCTACAATGTAAGATTATTGGTCGTAGCCGCAAGCAGAAAATGGTAATAGATAACGACTGGGTAACAGAAAAATTTACGGTAGGCGGAAAGAAATACCAATATCAGCAAGTTGAAAACAGCTTCACTCAACCGAATGCCGTCGTATGCTCCCATATGCTGAACTGGGCAATTGACACTATCAAAAACATTGGAGGGGATCTATTAGAGCTCTACTGCGGAAACGGTAACTTCACGCTACCGCTATCCCGACAATTCAATAAAGTATTGGCCACTGAAATCTCTAAAACGTCAGTTAATTCTGCCAAGTTCAACATGCAAGAAAACCAATGTAATAATATAGATATCGCCAGAATGTCCAGCGAAGAATTTACTCAAGCATTAAATCGGGAGCGGGAATTTCGCAGACTAAAACACATAGATCTCGATGACTACGATTTTTCCACGATTTTCGTTGACCCACCTCGCTCGGGCTTAGATCCAGACACCGAAGAACTCGCCGCTCGTTTTGACAACATCCTCTACATATCGTGCAACCCCACCACATTAAAGAAAAATATTGATCACCTATCCAAAACGCATACCATAACTCGCTTTGCTCTCTTTGATCAATTCCCCTATACCGATCATCGAGAGTGCGGTGTTTTATTACAGCGAAGAAAGTAGTAAAAGGGTGTTTCAAGCGGTCTGTGATTTTCATAAGCCGCTGTAAAAGCGGCGCAATAAAGCTCGTACAGTAACTACAGACGCACGCCTATTCGGCGAAACCCTAGCTCTTCGCTATATGCTCCGTATAAACTGCCTTGTTCTCAATAAGTCGTTCAGCTGCTGCAATAATAAAATCGTGGTACTGCCTTTCGAGATTCAGTCGCTCCGTTTCGAACGAGTTCTTTTCTTTTTT
Coding sequences within:
- a CDS encoding DsrE family protein, producing the protein MSALNFHILVNAPPHSQTAKRAMAFVSDSLNMGHNICQIFFYGPGVKNALSQEWIKLIHQQSLEATACINSVEEYAPQLQQKADSPVQVAGMAQLAAASKNADRTITFGLRSNDTADTPE
- the trmA gene encoding tRNA (uridine(54)-C5)-methyltransferase TrmA; this translates as MQHTGTALAADYEQQLNEKITVTESEFTEFSPPELEVFPSPASHFRMRAEFKIWHDKETGSASYAMHKPGVSNKPFIIEDFTIGSATINQLMPALLTEINLSETLKRKLFQAEFLTTTKQEALISLIYHKPITEEWRQQAKALAEKLQCKIIGRSRKQKMVIDNDWVTEKFTVGGKKYQYQQVENSFTQPNAVVCSHMLNWAIDTIKNIGGDLLELYCGNGNFTLPLSRQFNKVLATEISKTSVNSAKFNMQENQCNNIDIARMSSEEFTQALNREREFRRLKHIDLDDYDFSTIFVDPPRSGLDPDTEELAARFDNILYISCNPTTLKKNIDHLSKTHTITRFALFDQFPYTDHRECGVLLQRRK